A single region of the Amphiura filiformis chromosome 7, Afil_fr2py, whole genome shotgun sequence genome encodes:
- the LOC140157801 gene encoding beta-3 adrenergic receptor-like, whose amino-acid sequence MDLARSLHILYVVVVSVVSILTLISNMATIVSFFKVRLLRQKPNNLLILNLSCADLGVGLIQIYRFPKTAFRIWPYGKYGCQLLHFLVSLFVSAGMVTTIAIGMDRFLLLSRDYPKYLMIQSRKRIINIIGGIWLYGILLGSSEVLLWDILTPPTLHDYYDFNLDCRSPPKHNVVYALVVFMLGIFGPLLAIDSFSIAFFVRLIRKLRQPMVHPSSNTGMSSQIIHPSSSRSAAAPNSVPMANGADVLRPGADPNQRYKKAAVLLGAIVLLVNICTLPFVLYVIITSVFCPQCNNAYHRDILGDLLYLNSCINPFLYAGTMIKIRKFYKRVLCNTR is encoded by the coding sequence atggatCTAGCTAGAAGCCTTCACATTCTGTATGTAGTTGTTGTTAGCGTTGTGAGCATCTTGACTCTCATTAGCAACATGGCAACAATAGTTTCTTTCTTTAAAGTAAGACTTCTGCGACAGAAACCtaataatttattgattttgaaccTCTCATGTGCTGACCTTGGAGTAGGACTGATTCAAATTTATAGGTTCCCTAAAACTGCCTTCAGAATTTGGCCTTATGGCAAATATGGATGTCAGCTGTTACATTTTCTTGTCAGCTTGTTTGTCAGTGCGGGAATGGTAACAACTATAGCAATAGGCATGGATCGATTTCTGCTTCTGTCCCGAGACTATCCAAAGTATCTGATGATCCAATCCAGAAAGCGCATAATAAATATCATTGGTGGGATTTGGCTGTATGGAATTCTACTGGGATCTAGCGAAGTACTCTTATGGGATATACTGACACCACCCACTTTACATGATTACTATGACTTTAACCTAGATTGCCGCTCACCACCAAAGCATAACGTAGTTTACGCACTTGTGGTGTTTATGCTAGGCATTTTTGGTCCACTCCTTGCGATTGACTCATTCAGTATTGCATTTTTTGTTCGGCTGATAAGGAAATTGCGGCAACCAATGGTTCATCCTAGCAGCAACACAGGTATGTCATCTCAAATTATTCATCCAAGTTCAAGTAGGTCTGCAGCAGCACCAAATTCTGTACCAATGGCCAATGGAGCAGATGTACTTAGGCCTGGAGCTGATCCTAACCAGCGCTACAAGAAGGCAGCCGTGTTACTTGGTGCTATCGTGTTACTTGTCAACATCTGTACACTACCGTTCGTATTATACGTTATCATCACCAGCGTCTTCTGTCCCCAATGTAATAATGCATACCATCGCGATATTCTGGGAGATTTGCTATACCTCAACTCCTGCATTAATCCATTTCTGTATGCAGGTACCATGATTAAGATACGTAAATTTTACAAGCGTGTTCTCTGCAACACGCGGTAA